In Myxococcus guangdongensis, one genomic interval encodes:
- a CDS encoding sensor histidine kinase, translating into MLPTSGSTTRKLLLAFGALVALFTAASGFALARLADIHDGSHELREAGGRVREALELATAVRDQYAHLAHTIILGNASHVHFHEESRARVEELTRRLREQAQDAEERAWVADIQENGDALDRLYRETLLPAVLAKDHATVTSAHGRALERVSLIQARAEALARRFDTSIGSFEEHVAAVEHTSFRWALLLLGGATLFAVGVGIYIGNSVARPVARLSEGAARLAEGNLDTRIPEDDPGELGRLAAQFNRMTEALRTHQAQLVQHEKLASVGRLAAGVAHEINNPLGVILGYVRILQRKAEGALAEDLKVVEEEAVRCQQIVEGLLDLSRPGQGPVEQLPLRETCEDVVARLREAERLGQVQVRVEGAANVWAQPSRLRQVLLNLVKNAAEAAGNSGTVEVRIEPSQDGGATVSVSDSGPGVKPEDRRRLFEPFFTTKSTGTGLGLAVSQAIAEAHGGRIEADTGPLGGARFTLRLPPVSAEREAMS; encoded by the coding sequence ATGCTTCCGACCTCCGGCTCCACGACTCGCAAGCTGCTGCTCGCCTTCGGTGCGTTGGTGGCGCTGTTCACCGCGGCCTCGGGCTTCGCGCTCGCCCGGCTGGCGGACATCCACGATGGCTCCCACGAGCTGCGCGAGGCTGGAGGCCGTGTCCGGGAGGCCCTCGAACTCGCCACCGCCGTCCGGGACCAGTACGCCCACCTGGCCCACACCATCATCCTCGGCAACGCCAGCCACGTTCACTTCCACGAGGAGTCGCGGGCTCGCGTCGAGGAACTCACCCGCCGACTCCGCGAGCAGGCTCAGGACGCCGAGGAGCGCGCCTGGGTGGCGGACATCCAGGAGAACGGTGACGCGCTGGACCGCCTCTACCGGGAAACCCTCCTCCCCGCTGTCCTCGCCAAGGACCACGCCACCGTCACCTCCGCCCACGGCCGCGCGCTCGAACGCGTCTCCCTCATCCAGGCTCGCGCCGAGGCCCTCGCTCGCCGCTTCGACACCTCCATCGGCTCGTTCGAGGAACACGTCGCCGCCGTCGAGCACACCAGCTTCCGCTGGGCCCTGCTCCTGCTCGGCGGCGCCACCCTCTTCGCCGTCGGCGTGGGCATCTACATCGGCAACTCCGTCGCCCGCCCCGTCGCCCGTCTCTCCGAGGGCGCCGCGCGGCTCGCTGAAGGCAACCTCGATACCCGCATCCCCGAGGACGACCCCGGAGAACTGGGCCGACTCGCCGCGCAGTTCAACCGCATGACCGAAGCCCTCCGCACCCATCAGGCCCAGCTCGTCCAACACGAGAAGCTCGCCAGCGTGGGCCGGCTCGCCGCGGGCGTCGCCCACGAAATCAACAACCCGCTCGGCGTCATCCTCGGCTATGTGCGCATCCTCCAACGCAAGGCGGAGGGCGCCCTCGCGGAGGACCTGAAAGTGGTGGAGGAGGAGGCGGTGCGCTGTCAGCAGATTGTCGAGGGACTCCTCGACCTGTCCCGTCCGGGCCAGGGCCCCGTGGAACAACTCCCCCTGCGGGAGACATGTGAGGACGTGGTGGCACGCCTCCGTGAAGCCGAGCGCCTCGGCCAGGTCCAGGTGCGCGTCGAGGGCGCGGCGAATGTCTGGGCCCAGCCCTCACGACTGCGTCAGGTGCTCCTCAACCTCGTGAAGAACGCCGCCGAGGCCGCCGGGAACAGCGGCACCGTCGAGGTCCGCATCGAGCCCTCCCAGGACGGCGGCGCCACCGTGTCCGTCTCCGACTCCGGTCCGGGCGTGAAGCCCGAGGACCGCCGCCGCCTCTTCGAACCCTTCTTCACCACCAAGTCCACGGGCACCGGATTGGGCCTCGCCGTGAGTCAGGCCATCGCCGAGGCCCACGGAGGCCGCATCGAGGCCGATACCGGGCCGCTCGGTGGCGCGCGCTTCACGCTGCGACTGCCTCCCGTGTCCGCGGAGCGGGAGGCCATGTCATGA
- the sitA6 gene encoding SitA6 family polymorphic toxin lipoprotein yields the protein MRALHIFALCWAVLFGCGCSTTGHVSRPLESGETAVECPAHEDDQCVTLMCMGGDCGFYRCEDITGELEPARFPPARPPVASSAPGSGPRRNWGSGQKLPPGAVMVFPHWNGAPEKLIPPSHQLPAGRFERHHIFPQAKDLAEWFKGRGINIHDYTLPIPRDVHQRIHRGGDRGGEWNNAWREFQERHPRPSKQQIFKHAGELIYRFQLLGGPIRPYHSRTEQGHPEDDAVL from the coding sequence ATGCGAGCGCTTCACATCTTCGCGCTGTGTTGGGCCGTGCTCTTCGGGTGTGGCTGTTCGACGACGGGCCACGTTTCCCGCCCACTCGAGTCAGGAGAGACCGCCGTCGAGTGCCCTGCACATGAGGACGACCAGTGCGTCACCCTGATGTGCATGGGTGGCGATTGCGGCTTCTATCGCTGCGAAGACATCACGGGAGAGCTGGAACCGGCACGGTTTCCTCCCGCTCGGCCTCCGGTGGCATCCAGCGCTCCAGGGTCAGGCCCCAGGAGGAACTGGGGCAGCGGACAGAAGCTCCCGCCTGGGGCGGTCATGGTCTTCCCCCACTGGAATGGAGCCCCCGAGAAACTCATTCCGCCGTCCCACCAGCTTCCTGCGGGGCGGTTCGAGCGGCATCACATCTTCCCCCAAGCCAAGGACCTGGCCGAGTGGTTCAAGGGGCGGGGCATCAACATCCACGACTACACCCTGCCGATTCCCCGGGACGTGCACCAGCGCATCCATAGGGGCGGCGACCGCGGGGGCGAATGGAACAATGCGTGGCGCGAATTCCAGGAGCGCCACCCCAGACCGAGCAAGCAGCAGATCTTCAAGCACGCAGGAGAGCTCATCTACCGTTTTCAGCTCCTCGGCGGCCCCATTCGCCCCTACCATTCCCGGACCGAGCAAGGACATCCCGAGGATGACGCGGTTCTTTGA
- a CDS encoding sigma-54-dependent transcriptional regulator: MSSSNKPTVLVVDDKENMRKLFARMLGDAYAVTEAADGAQAIACLASRDFDVVVTDIQMPGADGFAVLREVKRRAPETEVLLVTAFASIPKAVEAIKEGAYDYLSKPFDPDEVALVVARALEKRRQGREASSLKARLAVAPGLHGMLGESPAMRALHGLLSQVAARDLTVLLTGETGTGKELAARAVHRESPRATKPFVAVNCGALPAELVESELFGHAKGAFTGATVAKPGLFEEAHGGTLFLDEIGDLPLPVQVKLNRALQEKEVRRVGTTTPVKVDVRVVAATHRDLSAEVSAGRFREDLYYRLNVVTVRLPSLRERREDIPLLAMHFLARAGRPEVDSFTPEALRALSTYEWPGNVRQLENAVARAVAVAQGTRITPEELPPEVLTTSRGAATAPGVRATTESLAKLPYREAVDGARDTVSREYLTALMQEFGGNVTHAAERAGMERESLHRLLKRYGVRSDDFKRSE, encoded by the coding sequence ATGAGCTCCTCCAACAAGCCGACCGTCCTCGTCGTCGACGACAAGGAGAACATGCGAAAGCTGTTCGCGCGCATGCTCGGAGACGCCTACGCGGTGACGGAGGCCGCCGATGGAGCGCAGGCCATCGCCTGCCTCGCCTCGCGCGACTTCGACGTGGTGGTCACCGACATCCAGATGCCGGGCGCGGATGGCTTCGCCGTGCTGCGCGAGGTGAAGCGCCGCGCTCCCGAGACAGAGGTCCTCCTCGTCACCGCCTTCGCGAGCATCCCGAAGGCCGTGGAGGCCATCAAGGAGGGCGCCTACGACTACCTCTCCAAGCCGTTCGACCCGGACGAGGTCGCGCTCGTCGTGGCCCGCGCGTTGGAGAAGCGTCGCCAGGGCCGTGAAGCCTCCTCCCTGAAGGCACGCCTCGCGGTGGCCCCTGGTCTCCACGGCATGCTCGGTGAGAGCCCCGCGATGCGCGCGCTGCACGGCCTCTTGTCCCAGGTGGCCGCCAGGGACCTCACCGTGCTCCTCACGGGAGAGACCGGCACGGGCAAGGAACTCGCCGCGCGCGCCGTGCATCGCGAGAGCCCTCGCGCCACGAAGCCCTTCGTCGCGGTGAACTGCGGCGCGCTGCCCGCGGAGCTCGTGGAGAGCGAGCTGTTCGGCCACGCAAAGGGCGCCTTCACCGGCGCCACCGTGGCCAAGCCCGGCCTCTTCGAGGAGGCCCACGGCGGCACGCTCTTCCTCGACGAGATTGGGGACCTGCCGCTGCCAGTGCAGGTGAAGCTCAACCGCGCGCTCCAGGAGAAGGAGGTCCGACGCGTGGGCACCACCACGCCGGTGAAGGTGGACGTGCGCGTCGTCGCCGCCACGCACCGTGACTTGTCCGCCGAGGTCTCCGCGGGCCGCTTCCGCGAGGACCTCTACTACCGACTCAACGTGGTGACGGTACGCCTGCCCTCGCTGCGAGAGCGACGCGAGGACATCCCCCTGCTCGCGATGCACTTCCTCGCCCGCGCCGGGCGCCCCGAGGTGGACAGCTTCACGCCCGAGGCGCTGCGCGCGCTGTCCACCTACGAGTGGCCCGGGAACGTGCGTCAGCTCGAGAACGCCGTGGCGCGCGCGGTGGCCGTGGCGCAGGGCACGCGAATCACTCCCGAAGAGCTTCCACCGGAAGTGCTGACAACGTCTCGAGGCGCCGCCACGGCCCCAGGTGTCCGCGCCACGACCGAGTCCCTCGCGAAGCTGCCCTACCGCGAGGCCGTGGATGGTGCGCGAGACACCGTGTCACGCGAGTACCTCACCGCGCTGATGCAGGAGTTCGGAGGCAACGTCACCCACGCCGCCGAGCGCGCCGGCATGGAGCGCGAGAGTCTCCACCGGCTGCTCAAGCGCTACGGCGTCCGCTCCGACGACTTCAAGCGCTCCGAGTAG